From the genome of Staphylococcus haemolyticus, one region includes:
- a CDS encoding nucleotidyltransferase domain-containing protein, translating to MTIPTKKLDYWSQKGATQAPKNLREKIEKVLTANESKIKRKNQLDIYLQGSYRNNTNIFGSSDVDIVVQSNATFFSNISKLEAYERKIYNQTFDEATYTWRYFKNDVIKTLQYAFGSSNVEIGNKSIKIFTEDYEADVIPCFEYRNYLSFGNSEEDREYIPGIKFFTTDKGESIINYPKKHYVFGVDKNERTNNYYKPTIRIFKNIKKQLIKQKRITKKVVSSYFIESLLYNVPDRYFCIDNASNRVADILNWLTKNQDSFSTFICQNEQMNLFASSQEQWNEEDADKFIFEINKFWNEW from the coding sequence ATGACTATACCTACAAAAAAATTGGATTATTGGTCTCAAAAAGGTGCTACACAAGCACCTAAAAATTTAAGAGAAAAAATAGAGAAAGTACTTACTGCTAATGAATCGAAAATTAAGAGGAAAAATCAACTTGATATCTATCTTCAAGGATCTTACCGAAATAATACGAATATCTTTGGGAGTAGTGATGTAGATATTGTTGTTCAAAGTAATGCTACTTTTTTTAGCAATATTTCAAAACTAGAAGCTTATGAACGAAAAATATATAACCAAACATTTGATGAAGCAACTTACACTTGGAGATATTTCAAAAATGATGTAATAAAAACTTTACAATATGCTTTTGGAAGTTCAAATGTTGAAATTGGTAACAAATCAATAAAGATATTTACAGAAGACTATGAAGCTGATGTTATACCATGCTTTGAGTATAGAAATTACTTGTCTTTTGGAAATAGTGAAGAAGATAGAGAATATATTCCTGGAATTAAATTTTTTACTACTGACAAAGGGGAGAGTATCATTAATTATCCGAAAAAGCACTACGTCTTTGGAGTTGATAAAAATGAGAGAACAAATAATTACTATAAACCTACTATAAGAATATTTAAAAATATAAAAAAACAATTAATTAAACAAAAAAGAATTACAAAAAAAGTAGTTTCATCTTATTTTATAGAAAGTTTATTATATAATGTTCCAGACCGATATTTTTGTATTGATAATGCTTCTAATAGAGTTGCAGATATTCTTAATTGGTTAACTAAAAATCAAGATTCTTTTTCAACATTTATATGTCAAAATGAGCAAATGAATTTGTTTGCCTCTTCGCAAGAACAGTGGAATGAAGAAGATGCAGATAAATTTATTTTTGAAATAAATAAATTTTGGAATGAGTGGTAA
- a CDS encoding TetR/AcrR family transcriptional regulator, whose product MPKIINHKEKKKQIIQYAFDSIVEKGVKGSTVRQIAKLADMTPGQIRYYFPNHSELLNAVMSTVELKVRRRIEAIFKSENLTTIDKAKASLLTVLPLDKERLADMEVWMAFRNDIHEYGQSTLDDGLDQLCNSILTLLKNDHLLKNNVNIHLNSMKLHALIDGLALHKLLNPNGVSNDDIQIIVDEEIVRLTQ is encoded by the coding sequence ATGCCAAAAATAATTAATCATAAAGAAAAGAAAAAACAAATCATTCAATACGCTTTCGACTCCATTGTAGAAAAAGGAGTTAAGGGATCTACTGTAAGACAAATTGCGAAATTAGCTGATATGACACCTGGACAGATTAGATATTATTTTCCGAATCATTCAGAGTTATTAAATGCTGTAATGTCTACAGTAGAATTAAAAGTAAGGAGGAGAATTGAAGCAATATTTAAATCTGAAAACCTTACTACAATAGATAAAGCAAAAGCGAGTTTATTAACAGTACTACCATTGGATAAAGAGAGACTAGCTGATATGGAAGTTTGGATGGCGTTTCGCAATGACATACATGAGTACGGTCAAAGTACACTTGATGATGGGTTAGACCAATTATGTAATAGTATTTTGACATTATTAAAAAACGATCATTTGTTGAAGAACAATGTGAATATTCATCTTAATTCGATGAAATTACATGCATTAATTGACGGTTTAGCTTTACATAAATTGCTTAATCCAAACGGTGTTTCAAACGATGATATTCAAATCATTGTAGATGAAGAAATAGTTAGATTAACGCAATAA
- a CDS encoding recombinase family protein, with protein MKIGYARVSTGLQNLNLQEDRLNQYGCEKIFSDHISGAKSKRPGLDRAIEFARSGDTIVVWRLDRLGRNMADLITLVNELNNRGVSFHSLEENITMDKSSSTGQLLFHLFAAFAEFERNLILERSSAGRIAARARGRYGGRPEKLNKQDLTLLKTLYDNGTPIKTIAEQWKVSRTTIYRYLNKLERQENKHK; from the coding sequence TTGAAAATAGGTTATGCAAGAGTTTCAACTGGTTTGCAAAATTTGAATTTGCAGGAAGATCGATTAAATCAATATGGTTGTGAAAAAATATTTAGCGATCACATAAGTGGAGCAAAAAGTAAACGTCCTGGTTTAGATAGAGCCATTGAATTTGCGAGGTCAGGAGATACGATTGTTGTTTGGAGACTAGATAGACTAGGACGTAACATGGCAGATTTAATCACATTAGTTAATGAACTTAATAATCGAGGCGTGAGTTTTCATAGTTTAGAAGAAAATATAACAATGGATAAATCAAGTTCTACAGGACAATTGTTATTTCATTTATTCGCAGCATTTGCAGAATTTGAACGTAATTTAATTTTAGAACGTTCTTCAGCGGGGCGAATTGCAGCTCGTGCTAGAGGACGCTATGGAGGTCGACCCGAAAAATTAAATAAACAAGATTTGACTTTACTCAAAACACTTTATGATAATGGAACTCCAATTAAAACTATTGCAGAGCAATGGAAAGTTTCACGTACAACTATTTATCGTTACCTCAATAAATTAGAGAGACAAGAGAATAAACACAAGTAG